A portion of the Carcharodon carcharias isolate sCarCar2 chromosome 18, sCarCar2.pri, whole genome shotgun sequence genome contains these proteins:
- the LOC121290890 gene encoding immunoglobulin superfamily member 3-like yields MEQPCFKETSLKFGVFLVFTLILSFDSCTAQREVKLQEGPLVRAEGHHITIQCTVSGEKESSEQNFEWSIFRPAEPTLKIQIISTVTSDFFYAIYGERVRNNEIYIERVTASSVMLHITKLQKSDEGEYECYTPNTASIYWGSYNGKMNLTVIPDTLSAISVPQTLDRVEGDTLELTCEVSKRTEQHTHVAVTWYLQKGNQNLQVISLTQDFILHPGQSYSQRQASGDVRLDKIGATSFKLTISKLQMSDQGEFYCEGTEWIQDLDKSWYGLTNKRTEKTTVNVKSIGNQFHALIKATAVNIAVGGSLEIVCTVEAQNFAERFFSIAWFLNKNETVRIGPNAVPSFHGEYKMRAQLGKVMVSKKSDRDYVLKIYQIQMQDDGTYHCQVEETEKGSTGALSTNKSKEVAVTIQQPQTNLKVVINSNTTEVLEGDFLQFACDVHSETAGYGRLSITWQFINQQNQNSDIIGMDQDGMQVTYQPYHERVINSDVRIARVKSDSFTLGIYNALTSDQGMYACKVMEWETGSNGRWQLAGEYVSNNKAVTIESLESSFGIIAMTRTPTVQYYGTFELQCVITPSRLTHVPASVSWKFQPANSNGSYQLVTFTHDTAIKWGDKTENFKGKMIVVKTVTNTVRLSVSRASKLEAGKFLCFAELWGRNHLNQWVRKASATSNILQVKVRPPASLLKLTKKVTTIQKRIRDVTELECKILARTQNDSQFSVTWLFSKTQGPNVKGENLLNIDRNNVIQYYGELFTDSQKKMKFQAKKPSNDMYKLIIQKTDVNDSGSYYCHVKEWLLDPNNIWYKVGENTSAITVLQVHTADVNLQLGNNNLTISSSEDAVVELECHIINQTQTQSQFSVTWSFQNKESPNAKERALLKTDQNNVLQYYGDLLTDPQRKMKFQSVKASSNTYKLIIQRAAVSDSGVYFCNVEEWVSSPQNEWVIQGHARSGSTILQVQSPVATLHSKACASPSLFYFIFAYPFIVFIALITIVLYLYLRPKKPQKPNNEKSLWTPIETFIDDTKGE; encoded by the exons ATGGAGCAGCCCTGTTTTAAAGAGACGTCTTTGAAGTTTGGAGTTTTTCTTGTATTCACTTTGATTCTCTCATTTG ATTCATGCACTGCTCAAAGAGAAGTGAAATTACAAGAAGGACCCCTAGTCCGGGCTGAGGGACACCATATAACAATTCAATGTACTGTGAGTGGGGAAAAGGAGTCTTCGGAACAGAACTTTGAGTGGTCCATCTTTCGTCCAGCTGAGCCTACACTGAAAATCCAGATTATCAGCACGGTTACTTCTGATTTCTTTTACgccatctatggagagagagtgcggaataATGAGATTTACATAGAGAGGGTGACAGCAAGCTCGGTGATGTTACACATTACAAAACTGCAGAAAAGTGATGAAGGAGAGTATGAGTGTTACACCCCCAACACAGCCAGTATATACTGGGGATCCTACAATGGCAAGATGAACTTGACAG TTATTCCTGACACACTCAGTGCAATATCAGTACCCCAGACCCTGGATAGAGTCGAAGGTGATACTTTGGAACTGACCTGTGAAGTATCCAAACGCACAGAGCAGCACACACACGTGGCTGTCACATGGTATCTACAGAAAGGGAATCAGAATCTCCAGGTCATCTCTCTAACACAAGATTTCATCCTACATCCTGGACAGTCATATTCGCAGAGACAGGCATCAGGAGATGTACGACTTGATAAGATTGGAGCAACTTCATTCAAACTCACCATCTCCAAACTGCAGATGTCAGACCAGGGAGAGTTTTATTGTGAAGGCACAGAGTGGATCCAAGATTTAGACAAATCCTGGTATGGCCTGACTAATAAACGTACTGAAAAGACCACAGTGAATGTTAAAAGCATAG GTAATCAGTTTCATGCTCTGATTAAAGCCACTGCAGTCAATATTGCTGTAGGAGGCTCACTGGAAATAGTCTGCACAGTTGAAGCTCAGAATTTCGCAGAACGCTTCTTCTCTATTGCCTGGTTTTTGAACAAAAATGAAACAGTTCGTATTGGACCAAATGCAGTACCATCCTTTCATGGTGAATATAAAATGAGAGCACAGCTGGGAAAGGTGATGGTCAGTAAGAAAAGTGATAGGGACTATGTTCTGAAAATTTATCAGATTCAAATGCAGGATGATGGTACATATCACTGTCAAGTGGAAGAGACTGAGAAAGGTTCAACTGGAGCACTCTCTACCAACAAATCCAAGGAAGTTGCAGTCACTATTCAACAACCAC AAACCAACCTTAAGGTGGTAATCAACAGTAATACTACTGAGGTGTTGGAAGGTGATTTTCTTCAGTTTGCCTGTGACGTTCATTCAGAAACAGCAGGCTATGGTCGGCTCTCTATTACCTGGCAGTTCATAAACCAACAGAATCAAAACAGTGATATCATTGGAATGGACCAAGATGGTATGCAGGTTACTTATCAGCCCTACCATGAGCGTGTCATTAACAGTGATGTCAGAATAGCAAGAGTGAAATCGGATTCCTTCACGTTGGGTATTTATAATGCCCTGACTTCAGATCAGGGAATGTATGCTTGCAAAGTGATGGAATGGGAAACAGGATCTAATGGAAGGTGGCAGCTAGCCGGAGAGTATGTCAGCAACAATAAAGCTGTGACTATCGAATCCCTTG AAAGTAGCTTTGGGATTATTGCAATGACCCGGACACCCACCGTGCAATACTATGGTACATTTGAACTCCAGTGTGTCATTACGCCTTCACGTCTTACCCATGTGCCAGCATCTGTATCCTGGAAATTTCAACCAGCCAATTCTAATGGCAGCTACCAGCTTGTCACTTTCACCCATGACACTGCGATTAAGTGGGGGGACAAGACAGAGAACTTCAAAGGAAAAATGATTGTAGTGAAAACTGTGACCAATACTGTCCGGTTGAGTGTATCTCGAGCCAGCAAGCTAGAAGCTGGGAAGTTTCTATGTTTTGCAGAATTGTGGGGAAGGAATCATTTAAACCAATGGGTCAGGAAAGCCAGTGCAACATCAAACATCTTGCAAGTGAAGGTTAGACCCCCAG CAAGTCTCTTGAAGCTCACCAAGAAAGTTACAACAATACAGAAAAGGATCCGAGATGTCACTGAACTTGAATGTAAAATTTTAGCTCGAACTCAAAATGATTCTCAATTCTCAGTCACATGGCTCTTCAGTAAGACACAGGGACCAAATGTGAAAGGGGAAAATCTTCTGAACATCGATCGCAATAATGTTATCCAGTACTATGGAGAATTGTTCACTGACTCTCAGAAGAAAATGAAATTCCAGGCTAAGAAGCCCTCTAATGATATGTACAAGCTGATTATACAGAAAACTGATGTGAATGACAGTGGAAGTTACTATTGTCATGTAAAGGAGTGGCTTTTGGATCCCAACAACATCTGGTATAAAGTGGGAGAGAATACGTCGGCAATAACGGTTCTGCAGGTGCATACAGCAG ATGTAAACCTACAACTCGGGAACAATAACTTAACTATATCAAGCAGTGAGGATGCTGTTGTTGAACTTGAATGCCATATTATcaaccagacacagacacaatcacaatttTCAGTTACATGGTCCTTCCAAAATAAAGAGAGTCCAAATGCTAAGGAGAGAGCGCTTCTCAAAACCGATCAAAATAATGTCCTACAGTATTATGGAGATTTGCTTACAGATCCACAGAGAAAGATGAAATTCCAAAGTGTGAAGGCCTCCAGTAACACCTACAAGTTGATAATACAGAGGGCAGCAGTAAGTGACAGTGGTGTTTACTTTTGCAATGTAGAGGAATGGGTCTCGAGCCCCCAGAATGAATGGGTTATACAAGGACATGCTCGCTCTGGATCAACAATTCTTCAAGTCCAGTCACCAG